A genomic segment from Canis lupus baileyi chromosome 13, mCanLup2.hap1, whole genome shotgun sequence encodes:
- the CSRP2 gene encoding cysteine and glycine-rich protein 2 codes for MPVWGGGNRCAACGGTVYHAEEVQCDGRSFHRCCFLCMVCRKNLDSTTVAIHDEEIYCRSCYGKKYGPKGYGYGQGAGTLSTDRGERLGIKPESAPPHRPTTNPNTSKFAQKFGGAEKCSRCGDAVYAAEKIIGAGKPWHKNCFRCAKCGKSLESTTLTEKEGEIYCKGCYAKNFGPKGFGYGQGAGALVHAQ; via the exons ATGCCCGTGTGGGGAGGTGGAAACCGGTGCGCGGCCTGCGGGGGGACCGTGTACCACGCGGAGGAGGTGCAGTGTGACGGCAGGAGCTTCCACCGCTGCTGCTTCCTGTGCA TGGTTTGCAGGAAAAACCTGGACAGCACGACGGTGGCGATTCACGACGAGGAGATCTACTGCCGGTCCTGCTACGGGAAGAAGTACGGGCCCAAGGGCTACGGCTACGGGCAGGGCGCGGGCACGCTGAGCACCGACCGCGGAGAGAGGCTGGGCATCAAGCCCGAGAG tgcgcCACCTCACAGGCCCACGACGAACCCCAACACTTCTAAGTTTGCTCAGAAATTCGGAGGCGCTGAGAAGTGCTCCCGCTGCGGGGACGCCGTGTATGCAGCCGAGAAGATCATCGGAGCCGGGAAG CCCTGGCACAAAAACTGTTTCCGGTGTGCCAAGTGTGGGAAGAGTCTCGAATCAACAACTTTGACTGAGAAAGAAGGTGAAATCTATtgtaaag GATGCTATGCAAAGAACTTTGGGCCCAAGGGATTTGGCTACGGCCAAGGAGCAGGAGCCCTTGTTCACGCCCAGTGA